Proteins encoded by one window of Mercenaria mercenaria strain notata chromosome 4, MADL_Memer_1, whole genome shotgun sequence:
- the LOC123551074 gene encoding enoyl-[acyl-carrier-protein] reductase, mitochondrial-like, whose protein sequence is MSKICAKYIFRTLFRIQEHGSTNATFTNVHRRYASSVNSMSVVYNEYGNPNKVLKTENCQLSKCLQADEVLVKMLMAPVNPSDINMVEGTYFMKPKLPAVAGNEGVGEVLDVGTNVKSLKTGDWVIPNQAGFGTWRTHAVADYPRLRKISNDIPPLSAATIVVNPSTAYRMLKDFGNLKPGDVVIQNSANSAVGQSVIQIAKAWNLRTINIVRGRDNLDDLVEQLKQLGATHVVTEEFSRTPEMKELIKSLGAAPKLALNGVGGKSATELLRHLASKGVMVTYGGMSRQPVVVPTGVFIFKEVTAVGYWNSQWNIENDTSPERDTMFEELCDMIRECKLIPPPCEIFELENYSEAVRSAMEGFQGKKKVLSMQDFQ, encoded by the coding sequence atgtcaaaaatttgtgcaaaatacatttttagGACATTGTTTCGAATACAGGAACATGGCAGCACGAATGCTACCTTCACAAATGTCCATAGGCGGTATGCAAGTTCTGTAAACAGCATGTCAGTTGTGTATAATGAATATGGGAATCCAAATAAGGTATTGAAAACAGAGAATTGTCAGCTGTCAAAATGCCTGCAAGCAGATGAAGTATTGGTGAAGATGCTTATGGCACCAGTAAATCCTTCTGACATAAATATGGTTGAAGGAACATATTTTATGAAACCGAAGCTTCCAGCAGTGGCTGGTAATGAAGGTGTGGGTGAGGTATTGGACGTAGGCACAAATGTAAAGTCACTCAAAACAGGAGATTGGGTAATTCCAAATCAAGCTGGTTTTGGGACATGGAGAACTCATGCTGTTGCAGATTATCCACGGTTAAGAAAAATAAGTAATGATATTCCGCCACTCAGTGCAGCAACTATTGTTGTTAACCCTTCCACTGCTTACAGAATGTTAAAAGATTTTGGAAATCTTAAACCAGGAGATGTTGTCATTCAGAATTCAGCTAACAGTGCTGTTGGACAAAGTGTTATACAAATAGCTAAAGCATGGAATTTACGAACAATTAATATTGTCAGAGGTAGAGATAATCTAGATGATCTTGTAGAACAATTAAAGCAATTAGGTGCAACACATGTTGTAACAGAAGAATTTTCACGTACACCAGAAATGAAAGAATTGATTAAATCTCTTGGCGCTGCACCTAAGTTAGCATTAAATGGGGTAGGAGGGAAAAGTGCAACTGAACTTCTGCGACATCTTGCCTCAAAAGGAGTGATGGTAACATATGGAGGAATGTCACGTCAGCCAGTTGTCGTGCCAACAGGAGTGTTTATATTCAAAGAAGTAACTGCAGTAGGATACTGGAACTCGCAATGGAATATAGAAAATGACACTAGTCCAGAGAGAGATACCATGTTTGAAGAACTTTGTGACATGATAAGAGAATGTAAACTAATTCCACCACCTTGTGAAATTTTTGAACTTGAAAATTATTCTGAGGCTGTAAGAAGTGCAATGGAAGGTTTCCAAGGAAAAAAGAAAGTCTTATCAATGCAAGATTTCCAATAG
- the LOC123565316 gene encoding uncharacterized protein LOC123565316: MASGTTPSKTYVSIQFTPTTKKLICLICGKKEVNDKYRVKLFKSSRKSEACSLIERLLDISIFEDQCVNSVCQNCFRSISTLKVKLQTHKENYEQTILKLQKTHGRVSKKRLPFENVQPVTNTKKPNTDSKDSQASNEDLLSQCDSEKQLQKAINIVVTTIQQEMKCLCSKENKTILRSKTEDELSAFSWSLLSEEMNKTAPVFWQILQKSAYNPRQSLLNKTKTETYNIPGIGSVACKLVSLYNRELNAVQRMNSLCLLRGGAKKSAFRRLNATNDCLGYQSTLLMADQFGLRWESDLKKWVKQVDSDRKKEARLLNRITSLEEDSMFIEFDDPVESVHTLFMAENLKAEMSNLRSTMHSGYYFVGDNVDMKTKVRQMTLTNQNKDHHMYQVCAYKNRISGNDLDNTKPIDDIENVKFERFLPDDSDKVKLKDELSLFIAWQWTQSIPVFKPYQAVLPKYINHPYIQQTCKKTEKINMGVLMKNEQYNEDMTDICTFVNQFVPGDDESTEKPEKILSGGDYLTFERHKQAQSAKRNGRTPMKRMEGLVPKMEEFHNQAEFLQVIWKILYSTASSKDTGTLYAARNSINAKNVSKDPAANYYGSSELIDKYTKAYIICAALHHFEMDNLESHPKKNEYLGRIGNEEEMKNFILSNAKVVVETFTNLDFPKIPPTGYQSNNIKCPDCGKKYLQIESLRKHELEVHSRDREDTTVTKPKVGADDDCVFNYTKVSMTLGLLKLNHDNAIKMGDGERIIRLDKIFYLFYKAFNCTKYAYGMLETLLQTKVLLSERHAQRLVWNRTVNNAGEIDTNLPNDLDIEHCNKVFKDEAHIIVELLQKGCFSSK; this comes from the exons ATGGCTTCTGGAACTACACCATCTAAAACTTATGTGTCAATTCAATTTACACCGACTActaaaaaattaatttgtttaataTGTGGCAAGAAGGAAGTAAATGATAAGTAtcgtgtgaaattatttaagaGTAGTAGAAAATCAGAGGCATGTTCATTGATTGAACGGCTTTTGGATATATCAATTTTTGAAGATCAATGTGTAAATAGTGTATGCCAAAACTGCTTTAGAAGCATATCAACTTTGAAAGTTAAACTACAAACACACAAGGAAAACTATGAACAAACTATTTTGAAGCTTCAAAAAACGCATGGAAGAGTTAGTAAAAAAAGACTTCCCTTTGAGAATGTTCAGCCGGTGACAAACACTAAAAAGCCAAACACAGATAGTAAGGATTCTCAAGCctcaaat GAAGACCTTCTGTCTCAATGTGATTCCGAAAAGCAGTTGCAAAAGGCTATCAACATTGTTGTAACAACGATTCAACAGGAAATGAAATGCTTGTGTTCCAAAGAAAACAAGACAATTCTGCGCTCAAAAACTGAGGATGAATTATCAGCATTTTCATGGTCATTACTTAGTGAGGAAATGAACAAAACTGCACCAGTATTTtggcaaatattgcaaaaatctGCATACAATCCAAGGCAGTCtctgttaaacaaaacaaaaacagaaacatataATATACCAGGGATAGGCAGTGTAGCTTGCAAACTGGTGTCCTTATACAATAGAGAATTAAATGCTGTGCAAAGGATGAACAGCCTTTGTCTTCTGCGAGGAGGTGCTAAGAAGTCGGCATTCAGACGACTTAATGCAACCAATGATTGTCTGGGATACCAATCAACACTTCTAATGGCTGACCAATTTGGTTTAAGGTGGGAAAGTGACTTAAAAAAGTGGGTGAAGCAAGTGGACTCTGATCGAAAGAAAGAAGCCAGACTGCTGAACAGAATAACCAGCCTTGAAGAAGATTCAATGTTCATAGAATTTGATGATCCAGTTGAGTCGGTCCACACTCTTTTTATGGCAGAAAACCTAAAGGCTGAAATGTCAAATTTGAGATCCACAATGCACAGTGGATATTATTTTGTAGGAGATAATGTCGACATGAAAACCAAAGTTAGACAAATGACTCTTACAAACCAGAACAAAGATCATCATATGTATCAAGTATGTGCCTACAAAAACAGAATTTCTGGAAATGATCTTGATAATACAAAACCCATTGATGATATCGAGAATGTAAAGTTCGAAAGATTTCTTCCAGATGACAGTGACAAAGTGAAGTTGAAAGATGAACTGTCTCTTTTTATAGCATGGCAGTGGACACAGAGTATACCAGTTTTTAAGCCATATCAAGCTGTACTGCCGAAATACATTAATCATCCGTACATTCAGCAGACatgcaagaaaacagaaaaa aTAAACATGGGAGTTCTGATGAAGAATGAACAATATAATGAAGATATGACAGACATCTGTACTTTCGTGAACCAGTTTGTACCAG GTGATGATGAGTCGACAGAAAAACCAGAAAAAATCCTCAGCGGAGGTGATTACCTGACATTCGAACgtcataaacaggctcaatcagcAAAGCGAAATGGACGTACACCTATGAAAAGAATGGAAGGCCTTGTGCCAAAAATGGAAGAGTTCCATAACCAGGCTGAGTTCTTACAG GTAATATGGAAAATACTATACTCCACTGCCTCATCAAAGGACACTGGTACACTCTATGCTGCAAGAAATTCGATCAATGCTAAAAACGTGTCAAAGGATCCTGCAGCAAACTACTATGGCAGTTCAGAATTGATTGATAAATATACAAAAGCATATATAATATGTGCTGCACTCCATCATTTCGAGATGGATAACCTTGAGTCACACCCAAAGAAAAATGAGTATCTTGGCAGGATTGgtaatgaagaagaaatgaaaaatttcattctaagtaaTGCAAAAGTTGTAGTGGAAACATTTACAAATTTGGATTTTCCAAAAATACCACCGACTGGGTATCAAAGTAACAATATAAAGTGCCCCGACTGTGGTAAAAAATATCTGCAAATAGAGTCGCTCAGAAAGCATGAACTGGAAGTGCATAGTCGTGATCGTGAGGATACCACAGTGACAAAACCAAAAGTAGGAGCAGACGATGATTGTGTATTTAATTACACAAAAGTAAGCATGACCTTAGgccttttaaaactaaatcatgATAATGCAATAAAGATGGGTGACGGTGAGCGCATAATAAGACtggacaaaattttctatttgttcTACAAGGCTTTCAATTGCACTAAATATGCATATGGCATGTTGGAAACTTTGTTGCAAACTAAGGTCTTGCTGAGTGAAAGGCATGCACAACGCCTGGTATGGAACAGGACAGTCAATAACgctggtgaaattgacacaaattTGCCAAATGATCTAGACATTGAGCATTGCAATAAGGTGTTTAAAGATGAAGCCCATATTATCGTGGAACTTTTACAGAAAGGTTGTTTCTCGAGTAAGTAG
- the LOC123563218 gene encoding uncharacterized protein LOC123563218, with the protein MDRFDSAVAFALQKNGYSELRENQRAVIEQYVNGNDALLCSPTGSGKSLIFEMAPFMFQYMENKDKECTCLVVSPLTALMNAQVEKLTKKNIKAIYFKDNEQKGRHVYYDIENGQYELIFASPETILLHSRALVTSLSKKRFLKVIFIDEAHCIKKFGKGDKQRKQNAYRPFYGCLDELRSLAGPTVPVVALTATASKTVKDIILKDLCMSDKTFQLTVTPNKPNIKYWVFETTRTRSDINEDFDWLVHILRFEGPKTPRMIIFFRKIEHISDVFEHLATSLGRDGYVNYDETKSNDDRNRLFDMYHLKTDEEVKESIAESYQNPDGHIRIVLCSTSFSMGLDVKGVSTVIHYGACNDLDDYLQESGRAGRQENEQCHAIIMNYKRCLSSKNISQDMKEYVKAKVCRRKKLLQPFEDKYQTTQIIKHDCCDICALQCICMCSCDNADICSCELKCPMNSSNVYDKMMYFLDNDIETENLQCLSEGYSSDSDIEEHRLRKPQLLEYSSDEG; encoded by the exons ATGGATAGATTTGATAGTGCAGTTGCATTTGCTTTACAAAAAAATGGATATAGTGAATTAAGAGAAAATCAAAGGGCAGTAATTGAACAGTATGTGAATGGAAATGATGCATTATTATGTTCTCCCACAGGAAGTGGAAAAAGCTTAATATTTGAGATGGCTCCATTCATGTTTCAATACATGGAGAACAAAGATAAAGAATGCACATGTTTAGTTGTTTCACCATTAACTGCCCTTATGAATGCACAGGTGGAAAAGTTGACAAAGAAAAACATCAAAGCAATCTATTTCAAAGATAATGAACAAAAAGGAAGGCATGTTTATTATGACATTGAGAATGGACAATATGAGCTCATATTTGCAAGTCCTGAGACAATATTGCTACACAGTCGTGCACTGGTCACATCACTTTCTAAAAAGAGGTTTTTGAAAGTCATATTTATTGATGAAGCCCACTGCATCAAGAAGTT tgGTAAAGGcgacaaacaaagaaaacagaatGCTTACAGGCCATTTTATGGCTGTTTGGATGAATTGAGGTCATTGGCCGGGCCAACTGTTCCTGTTGTTGCACTAACTGCCACAGCTTCTAAGACAGTGAAGGATATTATTCTTAAAGATCTCTGCATGAGCGACAAGACATTTCAGTTGACAGTGACCCCAAATAAGCCAAATATTAAATATTGGGTATTTGAAACTACCAGAACACGGAGTGACATAAATGAAGACTTTGATTGGTTGGTTCATATACTTAGATTTGAGGGACCTAAAACTCCACgaatgataatattttttagGAAGATTGAGCATATCTCCGATGTTTTCGAACATTTAGCAACCTCACTTGGAAGAGACGGGTATGTAAATTACGATGAAACCAAGAGCAATGATGATCGAAATCGACTTTTTGACATGTACCATTTAAAAACTGATGAGGAGGTGAAAGAGTCCATTGCTGAATCTTATCAGAACCCAGACGGACATATCAGAATTGTGTTATGTAGTACATCATTTAGTATGGGCTTAGATGTGAAAGGGGTCAGTACAGTCATCCATTATGGGGCCTGCAATGATTTAGATGACTATTTGCAAGAGTCTGGCAGAGCGGGCAGACAAGAAAATGAGCAATGTCATGCCATCATTATGAACTATAAAAGGTGTCTTTCAAGTAAAAACATCAGTCAGGACATGAAAGAATATGTGAAAGCGAAAGTATGCAGAAGGAAAAAATTGTTACAGCCATTTGAAGACAAATATCAGACAACACAGATAATTAAACATGACTGCTGTGACATATGCGCCTTGCAATGCATCTGTATGTGCTCATGTGATAATGCAGACATTTGTAGCTGTGAACTTAAATGCCCAATGAATAGTTCTAATGTTTACGATAAAATGATGTACTTTCTAGACAATGATATTGAAACTGAAAATCTACAATGTTTAAGTGAAGGATATAGTAGTGACAGTGACATTGAAGAACATCGCTTACGAAAACCGCAATTGCTCGAATATTCATCTGATGAAGGTTAA